In Lolium rigidum isolate FL_2022 chromosome 7, APGP_CSIRO_Lrig_0.1, whole genome shotgun sequence, the DNA window CCTTGCCCGATTAGTTTATGACCTCGTTTATGCTCTGGCCATTATGTATTGCACGCAGGCACATGGTTGGTGGTAGTGGCTAGCTACCTCTCACTCTTGACAAGGAATGCACTTATACAACTAATCATATACTATCCTATCAAGATGTTTTCCAATTAGGGGCAAGATTCAAAGAAAGAAGTCAGCACAAAGTTGCTGTTGTTGGCGTCCGCGTCGAGGAGGTGTCTCGCCCTCTTCGGGAAGAGGTGACAACTCTCAAGTTGTTGTTGGCGCGTGTTGGTCATTCTTTCGAGTCGGCTGTGGCGTGTTCTTCTGATGGTTTGGAGCTCGCCAATGCGCAAGCTTCGGTCACGCTTGACTCCTCTGAGCAAAAGTCGTCGGTGGTTGAGGAAGAGCAGCTCTATGGTTGTTTCTCTCCTTGTGGCCAGTCGTCGCTGCTTGATGTGTCGGCTGCCTCTAAGCACAAGGGCATGGACATGCTGGTGACTGAGGCGCATGACCTTGAGAAGTGTGCTAATGTCGACATGATAGTCTCTCTCGCCTGAGTCCAACATGCAGCTGGTTGCTAAGTCGGGAGTGTTAACACATGTGCCCGAATCTCTCCTGTTGTGTCTGCTGAATTTGAGAGCGAGGACATAGACGAGTTCTTGGCTCCGGTGTTGCAGATTCCGCCAGAGCTACAAGAGTTGTGCGGGGATTCTCCTGTGGTGCTTCCGTCGGTGTTGTGCTCTTTTGGGACCTCGGAGGTGGTCACGACACCCTCACCAGCAGTCAGAGCATTGCCAGTCCCTCGCCTCTTTGGACCGTGGAGCAGAGTTGGATCCTAGCCCagaggctctttttgcaaaggagTTTTGTGGCTTGCTTGCTAGTTTGGAGGCAGCTAGCTCTGGTTATGGCAAGGAAATTACCTGTGTCTTGGCGGGTAATGTCTCGGAGGACATGAtcaagaaggtggagaagtctctTAAATAGGTATCTATTAGAAGGATAAGAAGGAAGAGAGCCGTAACAAGAGAAGTTTCATAAGTCGGTTAATTGTTTGACTCTTTTTGGGTTGTTGTGTTTTTTTAGTGGGTCTTCAGAGGTTCTAGTTGGTTCAGAGGTTTCATTCTTTTGGTGTTGTTCTCTTGCAGGTGTGCTCTTGGCcctgttgttgtaggttttcgctcggttttctcctaaaaactgagcactctcttcttaattaatagatgaggcaaaacttttgcctccgttaaaaaaaaaacaaagttgcTTGTCTTACTGGCATGTAAAAGAAATTTCCGCTGGTAGCATCTTTAGGCTTGCAAGACCAGTAACCCGAATTACCAGCCAATTATAAGAACCCTAGTTTTGTTGGTGAGACAAAAAAAACACCCTAGCTAGAGAATATTTATTTATATCAAGATATAATTGCAAGGAACACATGCATGTAGAGCGAATTTGTCGTCGCAAGAGAAGGAAACAGGCATACAACATCACACCACGTGATCGCAGGACAGGAGATACAGCTAGCTAACTTACTTGAGAGACTTGAGCGTCGCGAGGAACCCGGCAAATCCAACAATGGCGGTCACCACCGTGGCGATGGTCTTGAAGTTCTTGTAAATAAATCTGTACAGCATGATCCGGATCGGCCTGTTGGTCCTGTAGTTCTCAATAGCTAAAATGGTGCGCAGATATTGGACTCCAGGGCGCAGGTGCTTCTCAAGTCTGTTGAACAAGTCAAGCGCATCCTGGTTATtgagccctgctcctccttgcaagataTGCTTTTTTCGCAGCTTCTGCACATCCTCCTCACTGTCAGTGACCATACCCAGGAGGCAGAGGTACGAGCAAACAGTAGAATTCTCCTCATCCTCTTCAAAGAAGTCTGGTGTCGTGCATAGCTCAAAAGCAGCCATGTTGACTAGGAAGCTTGCGTTTCCATAGTCTAGGGACAGTGGTGCCAATAAGAGCTCACCAGAGAGGGACGCCTTTTTTATTCTCATTTCCTTTAGCTCTGCCGTAGATTTGGTGGCCGTGATCTCGATGCCGATCTCTGCAAGCTCGATGGCACTGACAGAAATCGATAATTTCTTGGCCTTTTCAGATAAGGGCTCGGATGACTCATCAGTATCACTAATGTGAGTGCTTCCTACAATATAGTATCGTAGGAGGCCAAGAAGATGCGAAGGTGTGTAGCTACTGTCCCATACAAGAGGTATGTCTTCGAGGTGTTGGCGGGCTTGCAGAGAGGCTTTGGCGTTTCGAGTGAACTGTACCAGGTCCAGGCCAGGCGAGGGCATGAATCTCATGAGCTTCTCAACCACCACCCATGGGAGCTGGTTCTCAAGCAGCACGATATCACGGGAGATGTTTATGTTGTCGGAGCTGAAAGCACTGCTCAACACTGGATCCATCGCCACCCCGCCCACGCAATGTAGCATGAACTGCAGCAGGAAGCAGCCATCATAGAACATCATAGGCTTGAAGTCATCGTCGCTAAAAGACCACACCTTGTTCTCATCATAGTGGCTGCGGGCCTCATCAGCGACTTCGCAGACCGCCCCATACACCTCGTCAACGGAGCAGCCTGAGTCATTGATGAAGTGCCAGGCGGCCACATGCTTGGTGCTCTCCATGTGCTGGAGGGCCGGAGTCCCACCATGGTGGTAAGGGCCGATGGCCACGACATTGGGGGCAGCATACTTGTCGACGAGATCTTCCATGCTCGGAGGGAACAAGTGGATCTTTGTTTTCATCTGGTCATGTTCATCCTGGAATGACTGTGCTGCTTGCTTGAATACTTCAACCGCATACTCATGATCACTGCTCTTCTCAACCAGCTGCCGCCGTCCGTTAACGACAAGACTATTGCTAGCAGGAGCAGCAACTGTCATCTCCAAAGGGAGGCCAGGAACCCATGCAGTTGGTTCCATAGCAGGCCTCCCCTCCCAATCAGCCAAGGCCAACTGATAGTCACAAGGTGCCTGCATGTTGACAAAGAGAAGTGGAAACTAACAACAGAAACTACACTACTATCATGGGAGAAACATCTAGAGATATCTTAGCACATACGAAAAGGATAAAAAGGAGTTTCAGAACCAAGACTGCATCAGTTATCCTCCGAGCAGAAGATGTCGCTCCTCTTTATAGACCAACCATCAACCAAGTGACCATGATATATGCATATTGCATAACATAAACTTTTCAACTTTTTCAACGTGCAACACAACCCCATGATTACACTACTAGCCTTTCCAATGTCATGTACAAGGTTGTTTCTAAAATCCGGCCTATATTACAAGAAAAATCATTAGATGGTGTATTTTACTCCTTGTTGAATCATAGTGATAAAAAGAGTTAAAAAAAGATGAATCCAATATACAAATGGAAAGAAGTTGTACTACTAAAGAGAAAATGGAGACCAAAGCAACATCCGCACTAAAGAGAAAGTGGAAGTACTGGGCAGCAACAATGTTAAAAGTTTGAACCACACCTATTGGAAACTTTTTTAAAACAGTGGCCATCTCAAATGGGCCATCACATGAACACCCACCATTTGCATCCAACGATCAGTTTTGCTGCAAATATTTGTTCAACAATTGGACGCAAAATTAGGCAACTGCAGAAAGGTATATATCTTACACAAAATATTGCTATGGTGATGTTGGATAActgttggtgtatctgttggACTGTCATCTTGTTCTCTGTTGTGTCCCATctggcccagcccagtcctgacctatataaggtgctctatctctgtaaccctaatgagagagagttcctccctgtagcctccttctacctcaggttaggccctcacctctgtccacatggtatcagagcaaggggcaGTGCGGGCAACGACGTGAAGGACTGCAGATCTGGAAGCCTAGTCTGCTGCGGCagctaggaggaagaggaagaggaagaggaagaggaagaggaagaggaagaggaagggagtaggctgctgcggtggctgggaggaagaggaagggagcagGCTACTGCGGCGGCAACGACAAGGAGGGGAAGGTAGTGACAagtaaggagacgaagagggCATCCTGAGGGTAAGCCCTTTGGTGTTTCTGAGAGGTtagtttggtttcaagcatggaggaCAACGGGGATTTGGCCAAGGCTCTAGAGAAGCTAGCAAAACTTATCACTACCAAAGGAGATGGAGGGGGATCTACGGGTGGGGGAGCAATCGTTCCCCATACCGACATCGGTCAGAAACTTGAGCTGCCGGCGATTGAAATCAAGTTGGAAGGAGTGGCCAACTATCTCCGGTGGTCAAGGAGGGCGCTGTGATTTTGAACTCGAAAGGGCTGGATGAACGTGTTAGTGGTGAAGCTGCAGAACCAGCAGACAAGACCAGTCCGGAATGGAAGAAGTGGAATGCCATAAATTCTCTAATTGTGGCATGGTTGCTTAACTCTTTGGTTCCTAACATTGATGCTTATGTAGAGACACTCACAAAAGCTTCAGAGGTATGGGACACCCTATCAAATCTCTATTCTGGAAAGGAGAACATTATGTTGATTGCTGAGATTGAGGATAAAATGCATGActtgcaacaaggaaacaaaactgtgatggcatatgtggctgAGTTGCAGCATTTTTGGGGAGATTTATATCATGTTGATCCTTTGGAACTTGCCCATGGGGAATGTGTGAGTGCTGCTGCAAGCTGGATTGAACGTCGGCGAGCCATGAAGTTCTTGAAAGGTCTTAATCAAGATTTTGAGGGGAGAATGGCTGCTTTGCTGCATCAAACCACTACCCCTTCTCTCAAAGAAGCCATTGCAGCTATGTCCAGAGAGGAAGTGCGCCTGAATATGACAAAGGGCAGCGATTCTGTCCCTCATCCGACCTTCTACACAACCGAGAGAGAAGAGATGAGAGACTGCTATACTTGTGGACAGAAGGGACACTTGAAGCATCAATGTACCTCCTTTGCTACACTCAGtagggggagaggaggatacaCACATAGCAGAGGAAGCTACAGAAGAAGAGGTGATGGCAGAGGTGGTGGACAACCATATGGACAGCAATATGGAAGAGATGGTGGACAATAGTATGGCAGAGGTGGTGGATAGCCATATGGACAGAAGTATGGTAGAGGTGGTGGACAACCATATGGACAACAGTATGGCAGGGGTGGTGAACAGCAACACgctacattgatacgtctcaaacgtatctataatttcttatgtttcatgctacttttatgacaatactcacatgttttatacacactttacatcatttatatgcattttccggcactaacctattgacgagatgccgaagagccgattcttgttttacgctgtttttggtttcagaaatcctacaaaggaaatattctcggaattggacaaaatcaacgcccaggatcttatttttccacggagcttccagaagaccgaagagcatacgaagtggggccacgaggtggccaaaccacaaggcggcgcggccaagggggggcccgcgcctccctatggtctgggcccctcgtcagccctccgactctgcccttccgcctacttatactctccgtcgcgaaaactctattaccgagagccacgatacggaaatagttccagagacgccgccgccgccaatcccatctcgggggattcaggagatcgcctccggcaccctgccggagaggggaatcatctcccggaggactctacatcatcatgatcgcctccggactggtgtgtgagtagttcacccttgaactatgggtccatagcagtagctagatggttgtcttctcctcttgtgctatcatgttagatcttgtgagctgcctatcatgatcaagatcatctatttgtaatgctacatgttgtgtttgttgggatccgatgaatatggaatactatgtcaagttgattatcaatctatcatatatgtgttgtttatgttcttgcatgctctccgttgctagtagaggctcggccaagttgatacttgtaactccaagagggagtatttatgctcgatagtgggttcatgcctccattgaatctgggacagtgacagaaagttctaaggttgtggatgtgctgttgccactagggataaaacatcaatggtttgtctaaggatatttgtgttgattacattacgcaccatacttaatgcaattgtgttgtttgcaacttaatactggaaggggtgcgatgctaacctgaaggtggacgttttaggcatagatgcatgctggatagcggtctatgta includes these proteins:
- the LOC124669443 gene encoding uncharacterized protein LOC124669443; translation: MQAPCDYQLALADWEGRPAMEPTAWVPGLPLEMTVAAPASNSLVVNGRRQLVEKSSDHEYAVEVFKQAAQSFQDEHDQMKTKIHLFPPSMEDLVDKYAAPNVVAIGPYHHGGTPALQHMESTKHVAAWHFINDSGCSVDEVYGAVCEVADEARSHYDENKVWSFSDDDFKPMMFYDGCFLLQFMLHCVGGVAMDPVLSSAFSSDNINISRDIVLLENQLPWVVVEKLMRFMPSPGLDLVQFTRNAKASLQARQHLEDIPLVWDSSYTPSHLLGLLRYYIVGSTHISDTDESSEPLSEKAKKLSISVSAIELAEIGIEITATKSTAELKEMRIKKASLSGELLLAPLSLDYGNASFLVNMAAFELCTTPDFFEEDEENSTVCSYLCLLGMVTDSEEDVQKLRKKHILQGGAGLNNQDALDLFNRLEKHLRPGVQYLRTILAIENYRTNRPIRIMLYRFIYKNFKTIATVVTAIVGFAGFLATLKSLK